From the genome of Halobellus litoreus, one region includes:
- a CDS encoding helix-turn-helix domain-containing protein, giving the protein MRSIQLRLDLPSPYVHPMHAFVADTPGFRATRLRHWNPAVGQRNTLVFFVDGDDPDAYTAALEEQPSILAYEIAAESSRRGFHLVVTEDQRGADARLTAAFLDTGVVVVPPIVYRDDRCIDLSIVGSSGEVETALEGLPSDVEVTVQQIRSYDGRSADPMAALTPRQRQALRAAVRNGYYNSTREATLEPVADELGCSRSTAAEHLRKAEATVLRRVVDDVPGHGA; this is encoded by the coding sequence ATGCGGTCGATACAGCTCCGACTCGATCTGCCTTCGCCGTACGTCCATCCGATGCACGCGTTCGTCGCGGACACGCCGGGCTTCCGAGCGACGCGGCTGCGACACTGGAACCCGGCCGTCGGCCAGCGGAACACGCTGGTGTTCTTCGTCGACGGCGACGACCCGGACGCGTACACCGCGGCGCTGGAGGAACAGCCGTCCATCCTGGCGTACGAAATCGCCGCCGAATCGTCCCGCCGCGGCTTCCACCTCGTCGTCACCGAGGACCAGCGCGGCGCCGACGCCCGATTGACCGCGGCGTTTCTGGACACGGGCGTCGTCGTCGTGCCGCCGATCGTCTACCGCGACGACCGGTGTATCGACCTCTCGATCGTCGGGTCGTCCGGCGAGGTGGAGACCGCACTCGAGGGGCTCCCGTCCGACGTCGAGGTGACCGTCCAGCAGATCCGCTCGTACGACGGTCGGAGCGCGGACCCGATGGCCGCGCTCACGCCACGACAGCGGCAGGCGCTCCGTGCCGCGGTCCGAAACGGGTACTACAACAGCACCCGCGAGGCGACGCTCGAACCCGTCGCCGACGAACTCGGCTGTTCGAGGAGCACCGCCGCCGAGCACCTCCGCAAGGCGGAGGCGACGGTGTTGCGGCGGGTCGTCGACGACGTTCCCGGCCACGGGGCGTGA
- the ubaA gene encoding SAMP-activating enzyme E1, with amino-acid sequence MSLSLDSTQLDRYSRHIIMDEVGPEGQSKLLDSRVLVVGAGGLGAPVIQYLAAAGVGTLGVVDDDVVERSNLQRQVIHGDGDVGEPKVDSAAAFVENLNPDVDVETYETRLTKSNVETIVPGHDVVVDASDNFPTRYLLNDFCRLREIPIAHGAIYKFEGQLTTLTPDGPCYRCLFPEAPEPGTVPDCATTGVLGVLPGTVGCIQATEAVKLLLDAGETLTGRLLFYDAMEMSFETVPYQQNPTCPVCGDEPIDSIDDVEYTEACTIGAD; translated from the coding sequence ATGTCACTCTCACTCGACTCGACGCAGTTGGACAGGTACTCCAGACACATCATTATGGACGAGGTCGGTCCCGAGGGCCAGTCGAAACTGCTCGACTCGCGGGTCCTCGTCGTCGGCGCGGGCGGTCTCGGGGCACCGGTGATCCAATATCTCGCGGCCGCGGGCGTCGGTACGCTCGGCGTCGTCGACGACGACGTCGTCGAACGGAGCAACCTCCAACGGCAGGTCATCCACGGCGACGGCGACGTCGGCGAGCCGAAAGTCGACAGCGCCGCGGCGTTCGTCGAGAACCTGAACCCCGACGTCGACGTCGAGACCTACGAGACCCGGTTGACGAAATCGAACGTCGAAACGATCGTTCCGGGTCACGACGTCGTCGTCGACGCCTCCGACAACTTCCCGACGCGGTACCTGCTGAACGACTTCTGTCGCCTCCGGGAGATCCCGATCGCCCACGGCGCGATTTACAAGTTCGAGGGGCAGCTCACGACGCTCACCCCCGACGGGCCGTGTTACCGCTGCCTGTTCCCCGAAGCGCCCGAGCCGGGGACCGTCCCCGACTGCGCGACGACTGGCGTGCTCGGCGTTCTCCCCGGAACCGTGGGGTGCATTCAGGCGACGGAAGCGGTGAAGCTCCTGCTGGACGCCGGCGAGACGCTGACCGGCCGCCTCCTGTTCTACGACGCGATGGAGATGAGCTTCGAGACGGTCCCCTATCAGCAGAATCCCACGTGTCCGGTCTGCGGCGACGAGCCGATCGATTCGATCGACGACGTCGAGTACACCGAAGCGTGCACGATCGGTGCGGACTGA
- a CDS encoding potassium channel family protein: protein MTGTLDVIIAGGGRVGFQTAELLADRGHDVTIIERDDRVVSDIADEWVATVIHGDATDPAIIEQADVGKADVIAALTGESGLNLAVCLAASELAPEIRTVARIDRKARESYTRFVDAVLFPERAGARVAANEISGSDVQTLADVTGTLDIMLVRVAEGAPAAGKQLSEVRFPAGTLVVSDENGQRIARSDTTLAAGGRYVIAVEPDVVDEVMNLLQG, encoded by the coding sequence ATGACCGGAACCCTCGACGTGATCATCGCCGGCGGCGGTAGAGTCGGCTTCCAGACAGCAGAACTGCTCGCAGACCGCGGCCACGACGTCACGATCATCGAACGCGACGATCGCGTGGTCTCCGACATCGCCGACGAGTGGGTCGCGACGGTGATCCACGGCGACGCGACCGACCCGGCGATCATCGAACAGGCCGATGTCGGGAAAGCCGACGTGATCGCGGCGCTGACGGGCGAGAGCGGGCTGAACCTCGCGGTCTGTTTGGCCGCCTCGGAGCTGGCCCCGGAGATCCGAACGGTCGCCCGGATCGACCGCAAGGCCCGCGAGTCGTACACCCGCTTCGTCGACGCGGTGCTGTTCCCCGAGCGCGCCGGCGCGCGGGTGGCCGCGAACGAGATCAGCGGCAGCGACGTCCAGACGCTGGCGGACGTGACGGGGACGCTCGACATTATGCTCGTTCGGGTCGCCGAAGGCGCTCCGGCGGCCGGCAAGCAGCTCTCCGAGGTCCGCTTCCCGGCGGGGACGCTGGTCGTCTCCGACGAGAACGGACAGCGGATCGCGCGCTCCGACACGACTCTCGCGGCCGGCGGCCGATACGTCATCGCCGTCGAACCCGACGTCGTCGACGAGGTGATGAACCTGTTGCAGGGGTAA
- a CDS encoding TIGR01548 family HAD-type hydrolase yields the protein MHADAVVLDIDGVLLDVADSYRRAIVESVERLYGRTIDRDDVQLFKDAGGFNNDWDVTDAAALYVLVDERDPIDLATFAERIAAAGGGLDAAESVAADHLGGDSLAAVRAEWDREGLRDAFQALYLGAELYRDLEGGDPPFETAGYIHDEPVLVESETLDALEANAAVGVLTGRPAAEADIALERAGLDLPDEHRFTMDDWAEGKPHPNALTTLAERFDADSVAFAGDTLDDVKTAVNAAEADPDRTYHGIGVLTGGLTGESGRAAFESVGAAAVVDSVNDLPALLFEG from the coding sequence ATGCACGCAGACGCGGTCGTCCTCGACATCGACGGCGTCCTCCTCGACGTCGCCGACTCCTACCGGCGCGCGATCGTGGAGTCCGTCGAGCGACTGTACGGGCGGACGATCGACCGCGACGACGTCCAGCTGTTCAAGGACGCCGGCGGGTTCAACAACGACTGGGACGTGACGGACGCGGCCGCGCTGTACGTCCTCGTGGACGAGCGCGACCCGATCGATCTCGCGACGTTCGCCGAGCGGATCGCGGCGGCGGGCGGCGGCCTGGACGCCGCCGAGTCGGTCGCGGCCGATCACCTCGGCGGCGACTCCCTCGCCGCGGTCCGCGCCGAGTGGGACCGCGAGGGGCTCCGCGACGCGTTCCAGGCGCTGTATCTCGGCGCTGAGCTGTACCGTGACCTCGAAGGCGGCGACCCGCCGTTCGAGACCGCCGGGTACATCCACGACGAACCGGTGCTGGTCGAGTCGGAGACGCTCGACGCGCTCGAAGCGAACGCGGCGGTGGGCGTCCTCACCGGTCGACCGGCCGCGGAGGCCGATATCGCGCTCGAACGCGCCGGTCTCGACCTCCCGGACGAGCACCGCTTCACGATGGACGACTGGGCGGAGGGCAAGCCGCATCCCAACGCGCTGACGACGCTCGCGGAACGGTTCGACGCCGACAGCGTCGCCTTCGCCGGCGACACCCTCGACGACGTGAAGACTGCCGTCAACGCCGCCGAGGCCGACCCCGACCGGACGTATCACGGCATCGGCGTTCTCACCGGCGGACTGACCGGCGAGTCGGGTCGGGCGGCGTTCGAGTCCGTCGGCGCGGCCGCGGTCGTCGACTCCGTGAACGACCTCCCGGCGCTGCTCTTCGAGGGGTGA
- the npdG gene encoding NADPH-dependent F420 reductase — translation MRIALLGGTGDLGEGLALRWAFHTNHDVVIGSRDPDDAHAAADEYADIVTERGRDVKITGFENGMAAARADVVVLAVPPYHVADTVESVADGLASDDVVVTPAAGMQRDEAGFHAHPPTAGSVTALVADAAPEGVPVVGAFHSLSAGRLADLDADLGIDALLVGDDGRAKDVVAGLIADVDGLRALDAGGLANAAEVESLTPLLINLSRENDDLADLGVSFR, via the coding sequence ATGCGCATCGCACTGCTCGGCGGCACCGGCGACCTCGGCGAGGGACTCGCGCTCCGCTGGGCGTTTCACACGAACCACGACGTCGTGATCGGCTCTCGCGACCCCGACGACGCGCACGCGGCGGCCGACGAGTACGCCGATATCGTCACGGAACGCGGCCGCGACGTCAAGATCACCGGGTTCGAGAACGGAATGGCGGCCGCCCGCGCCGACGTCGTCGTCCTCGCGGTCCCGCCGTACCACGTCGCCGATACCGTCGAATCCGTCGCCGACGGTCTCGCATCCGACGACGTCGTCGTCACGCCCGCCGCGGGGATGCAGCGCGACGAGGCGGGGTTCCACGCCCATCCGCCGACGGCGGGCAGCGTCACGGCGCTCGTCGCCGACGCCGCCCCCGAGGGCGTTCCCGTCGTCGGCGCGTTCCACTCCCTCTCGGCGGGTCGCCTCGCCGACCTCGACGCCGACCTCGGTATCGACGCGCTGCTCGTCGGCGACGACGGGCGCGCGAAAGACGTCGTCGCCGGTCTGATAGCGGACGTCGACGGTCTCCGGGCGCTCGACGCCGGCGGGCTCGCGAACGCCGCGGAGGTCGAGTCTCTGACGCCGCTCCTGATCAACCTCTCGCGCGAGAACGACGACCTGGCGGACCTCGGCGTCTCGTTCCGATAG
- a CDS encoding APC family permease yields MSSQSRSPNAELGLLDATMIGMGAMIGAGIFVLTGLAAEIAGPAAIVVFALNGVVTAFTGLSYAELAASIPKSGGGYAFVREIFDDLSSFIMGWMLWFAYMIAGALYALGFAPNFLELLHVYGVVAPPDQVGAIALPIVDATLPLAFLLAFVAVLGLVALNAVSTAASGSAETIFTIIKVSILVIFVGFGLASPMFSGAEFQPLFPAGGGAAAILPAMGLTFIAFEGYDLITTVTEEVENPRKNIPKAIFLSLVATVIVYLAVVTVAVGTLGAQGLADAGEAGIAAAATSFMPTGLPVIRNGGALIVFGAVFSTLTALNAVVIASSRVAFSMGREGQLLPSFGQLHHRYGTPFVAILASAVVMLGSVALPTQSAGNMSSLFFLLSFIIVNVAVIRLRRERPDMHRPYEMPFYPAPPLIGVALNLILTVVLVEYLIRTDPLALGLSVGWILLGGVAYVVLNRVRTEPQRDDGTDIEMTPEVDD; encoded by the coding sequence ATGAGTAGCCAGAGTCGTTCCCCGAACGCCGAACTCGGCCTGCTCGACGCGACGATGATCGGGATGGGTGCGATGATCGGGGCCGGCATCTTCGTGCTCACGGGACTGGCGGCGGAGATCGCGGGCCCGGCCGCGATCGTCGTCTTCGCCCTGAACGGCGTCGTCACCGCGTTTACGGGGCTCTCCTACGCGGAGCTCGCTGCGTCGATCCCGAAGAGCGGCGGCGGCTACGCCTTCGTGCGGGAGATCTTCGACGACCTCTCGTCGTTCATCATGGGCTGGATGCTCTGGTTCGCCTACATGATCGCCGGCGCGTTGTACGCGCTGGGCTTCGCGCCGAACTTCCTGGAACTGCTGCACGTCTACGGCGTGGTCGCTCCGCCCGATCAGGTGGGGGCGATCGCCCTCCCGATCGTCGACGCGACGCTGCCGCTGGCGTTTCTCCTGGCGTTCGTCGCCGTCCTCGGCCTGGTCGCGCTCAACGCCGTGTCGACGGCCGCGAGCGGGAGCGCCGAGACGATATTCACGATCATCAAGGTGAGCATCCTGGTGATCTTCGTCGGCTTCGGGCTCGCCTCGCCGATGTTCTCCGGCGCCGAGTTCCAACCGCTGTTCCCCGCGGGCGGCGGCGCGGCGGCGATCCTCCCCGCGATGGGCCTGACCTTCATCGCCTTCGAGGGCTACGACCTCATCACGACCGTCACCGAGGAGGTCGAGAACCCCAGAAAGAACATTCCGAAGGCCATCTTCCTGAGCCTCGTCGCGACGGTGATCGTCTACCTGGCGGTCGTGACCGTCGCGGTGGGAACGCTCGGTGCGCAGGGGCTCGCCGACGCCGGCGAGGCGGGCATCGCGGCGGCGGCGACGTCGTTCATGCCGACCGGCCTCCCGGTCATTCGGAACGGCGGCGCGCTCATCGTCTTCGGCGCGGTGTTCTCGACGCTGACCGCGCTGAACGCGGTCGTGATCGCCTCCTCGCGCGTCGCGTTCTCGATGGGTCGCGAGGGGCAACTCCTGCCCTCCTTCGGGCAGCTCCACCACCGGTACGGGACGCCGTTCGTCGCGATCCTCGCGAGCGCGGTGGTGATGCTCGGATCCGTCGCGCTGCCGACCCAGAGCGCCGGAAATATGTCGAGTCTGTTCTTCCTGCTGTCGTTCATCATCGTCAACGTCGCCGTGATCAGACTCCGGCGGGAGCGTCCCGACATGCACCGCCCCTACGAGATGCCGTTCTATCCCGCCCCACCGCTCATCGGCGTCGCGCTCAACCTGATTCTGACGGTGGTACTCGTCGAGTATCTGATCCGGACCGACCCGCTGGCGCTGGGACTCAGCGTCGGGTGGATACTGCTCGGCGGCGTGGCCTACGTGGTGCTGAACCGAGTGCGAACGGAGCCGCAGCGAGACGACGGAACTGACATCGAAATGACCCCAGAGGTAGACGACTGA
- a CDS encoding MarR family transcriptional regulator — protein sequence MAEAEQESLDDLPPSAKLVFKVLEYNGPLTQKGIVQESMLSARTVRYALERLEGIDVVDEDVYFADARQNLYQLTDDAPETHPAEGDADEAEACCAE from the coding sequence ATGGCAGAGGCAGAACAGGAGAGTCTCGACGACCTCCCGCCGAGCGCGAAACTGGTCTTCAAAGTGCTCGAGTACAACGGACCGCTGACACAGAAAGGAATCGTCCAGGAGTCGATGCTGTCGGCTCGGACGGTCCGATACGCGCTCGAACGGCTCGAAGGAATCGACGTCGTCGACGAGGACGTCTACTTCGCGGACGCGCGGCAGAACCTCTATCAACTCACCGACGACGCGCCGGAGACGCACCCCGCCGAGGGCGACGCCGACGAGGCCGAAGCCTGTTGCGCGGAGTAG
- a CDS encoding Rieske (2Fe-2S) protein, with the protein MADGTKVADVDEVPESGSYLFTAADAFTTETEIVLVRCDEEPGVEAWPNTCTHERQRFDRGDGAAVRDGEIVCPRHGSMFDVCSGACDNGPAAGTELPDVEIEVESGSVFLTDDNYSFLHAGGIDDDGHGSTSHISL; encoded by the coding sequence ATGGCCGATGGCACGAAGGTCGCCGACGTCGACGAGGTCCCCGAATCGGGGTCGTACCTGTTCACGGCGGCGGACGCGTTCACCACCGAGACCGAGATCGTTCTGGTGCGATGCGACGAGGAACCGGGAGTCGAAGCGTGGCCCAACACCTGCACGCACGAGCGCCAGCGCTTCGACCGGGGCGACGGCGCGGCGGTCCGCGACGGCGAGATCGTCTGCCCGCGACACGGCTCGATGTTCGACGTCTGCAGCGGCGCGTGCGACAACGGGCCAGCCGCCGGGACCGAACTCCCCGACGTCGAGATCGAAGTCGAGTCGGGCTCGGTGTTCCTCACCGACGACAACTACTCGTTTCTACACGCCGGCGGTATCGACGACGACGGTCACGGATCGACGTCGCACATCTCGCTGTGA
- the leuS gene encoding leucine--tRNA ligase — translation MDYDPQELEARWRERWAEEGRYEADPAEAEAAAAADADPSDDADSDDPTFITVPYPYPSGGMHIGHARTYTVPDVYARYRRQQGDNVLFPIAWHVTGTPIIGAVERLKKGEEDQLSVLRDTYNVAEDTLEDLETPMGYARHFIEEHYKRGMKNLGLSIDWRREFTTNDDRYSKFITWQYETLRDRGLLEKGLHPVKYCTNEEQPVTTHDLLEGEEAEFQEYTLIRFGHGDTVVPMATLRPETVRGVTNAYIDPDADYVVADVDGEEWFVSAAAVEKLQLQGHEVVPERTVSGEHLVGERVTNPITGDEVLVLPADFVDADNATGVVMSVPAHSPDDYVALEEAKADDERMAEYGIDPAEVEAIEPIPILSIEGYGEIPAKTAVEEAGIESSTDPALEAATKELYNSEFHRGRLNDEYGEFAGEVVEDVRGRFRDAYRDEGAFGTMREFSEEVVCRCGGDVVVAEQDTWFLRYNDEAWKRKAHDVVSRMEAIPENTRGEYDHTIDWLNEWPCIRNYGLGTRLPWDDEFVIEPLSDSTIYMAYYTIAHRLDEIPPEDLDRAFFDALFYGPEAVDDPDERALELRSEWLYWYPVTYRFSANDLISNHLTFYLFHHAELFDSSQWPEGIVIMGMGLLEGEKMSSSKGHVVLPGKAIEEYGADTVRFFLLNSAEPWQDYDWRADQVASVKNQLERFWNRAQDVIDDPGPDKRPELATADRWLLSRLQRTVETVTEAMEGSETRTASQAAFYDFEEDLRWYRRRTDLSRPAARWTLREALETRLRLLAPFVPFLANDLHEQLTGTPAEDAPWPAVDDSLLDRGIEAAETQVERLVEDVQGIRQSLQNAEEDVPEADPDRIRVTVAADWKHDVFATVAELGADQGAVMGEVMQDPDLRERGNAVNDLVGELIEFARGREDAELATLAEIDEADAYERAAAFLGEEFDAEIVVQREGEDVEARKQAVPFRPAIELEAE, via the coding sequence ATGGACTACGACCCGCAGGAACTCGAAGCGCGCTGGCGCGAGCGGTGGGCCGAGGAGGGTCGCTACGAGGCCGATCCGGCCGAGGCCGAGGCGGCTGCCGCGGCCGACGCTGACCCCTCCGACGACGCCGACAGCGACGACCCCACGTTCATCACGGTCCCCTATCCGTACCCCAGCGGCGGGATGCACATCGGTCACGCCCGGACGTACACCGTTCCCGACGTCTACGCCCGCTACCGACGGCAGCAGGGCGACAACGTGCTCTTTCCGATCGCCTGGCACGTCACCGGTACGCCGATCATCGGCGCGGTCGAGCGGCTGAAGAAGGGCGAGGAGGACCAGCTCTCGGTCCTGCGCGACACCTACAACGTCGCCGAGGACACGCTCGAAGACCTGGAGACGCCGATGGGCTACGCCCGCCACTTCATCGAGGAGCACTACAAACGGGGGATGAAGAATCTCGGGCTCTCGATCGACTGGCGGCGGGAGTTCACCACCAACGACGACCGCTACTCGAAGTTCATCACCTGGCAGTACGAGACGCTTCGCGACCGGGGGCTCCTGGAGAAGGGCCTGCACCCCGTGAAGTACTGTACCAACGAGGAACAGCCGGTCACGACGCACGACCTGCTCGAAGGCGAGGAGGCGGAGTTCCAGGAGTACACCCTGATCCGCTTCGGCCACGGCGACACGGTCGTGCCGATGGCGACGCTCCGGCCCGAGACCGTCAGAGGGGTCACGAACGCGTACATCGACCCCGACGCCGACTACGTCGTCGCCGACGTCGACGGAGAGGAGTGGTTCGTCTCCGCCGCGGCGGTCGAGAAGCTCCAGCTACAGGGTCACGAGGTCGTCCCCGAGCGCACCGTCTCGGGCGAGCACCTCGTCGGCGAGCGCGTCACGAACCCGATCACCGGCGACGAGGTCCTCGTGCTCCCGGCGGACTTCGTCGACGCCGACAACGCCACCGGGGTCGTGATGTCGGTGCCGGCGCACTCGCCGGACGACTACGTCGCCCTCGAGGAGGCGAAGGCCGACGACGAGCGGATGGCCGAGTACGGCATCGACCCCGCCGAGGTCGAGGCGATCGAACCGATCCCGATCCTCTCGATCGAGGGCTACGGCGAGATCCCCGCGAAGACGGCGGTTGAGGAGGCCGGGATCGAATCCAGCACCGACCCCGCGCTCGAAGCAGCGACCAAGGAACTGTACAACAGCGAGTTCCACCGAGGCCGACTGAACGACGAGTACGGCGAGTTCGCCGGCGAGGTCGTCGAGGACGTCCGGGGGCGATTCAGAGACGCCTACCGCGACGAGGGCGCGTTCGGGACGATGCGGGAGTTCTCCGAGGAGGTCGTCTGCCGCTGCGGCGGCGACGTCGTCGTCGCCGAACAGGACACGTGGTTCCTCCGGTACAACGACGAGGCGTGGAAGCGGAAGGCCCACGACGTCGTCTCTCGGATGGAGGCGATCCCGGAGAACACCCGCGGCGAGTACGACCACACGATCGACTGGCTGAACGAGTGGCCCTGCATCCGGAACTACGGACTGGGAACCAGGCTCCCGTGGGACGACGAGTTCGTCATCGAGCCCCTGTCGGACTCGACGATCTATATGGCGTACTACACGATCGCCCACCGGCTCGACGAGATCCCCCCCGAGGACCTCGACCGGGCGTTCTTCGACGCGCTCTTCTACGGACCGGAGGCCGTCGACGACCCCGACGAGCGCGCGCTGGAACTCCGTTCGGAGTGGCTCTACTGGTATCCGGTCACGTACCGGTTCTCCGCGAACGACCTCATCTCGAACCACCTGACGTTCTATCTCTTCCACCACGCGGAGCTGTTCGACTCCTCGCAGTGGCCCGAGGGAATCGTCATTATGGGGATGGGCCTGCTCGAGGGCGAGAAGATGTCCTCCTCGAAGGGCCACGTCGTCCTCCCGGGCAAGGCCATCGAGGAGTACGGTGCCGACACGGTGCGCTTCTTCCTCCTGAACTCCGCGGAGCCGTGGCAGGACTACGACTGGCGCGCCGACCAGGTCGCCTCGGTGAAAAATCAGCTGGAACGCTTCTGGAACCGGGCGCAGGACGTCATCGACGATCCGGGTCCCGACAAACGTCCCGAACTCGCGACGGCGGACCGGTGGCTGCTCTCGCGCCTCCAGCGAACCGTCGAGACGGTCACCGAGGCGATGGAAGGCTCGGAGACGAGAACCGCGAGTCAGGCCGCCTTCTACGACTTCGAGGAGGACCTGCGGTGGTACCGCCGCCGGACGGATCTCTCGCGTCCCGCCGCGCGGTGGACGCTGCGCGAGGCCTTAGAGACCCGTCTGCGCCTGCTCGCGCCGTTCGTCCCGTTCCTCGCGAACGACCTCCACGAGCAGTTGACGGGCACGCCCGCGGAGGACGCCCCGTGGCCGGCTGTCGACGACAGCCTCCTCGACCGCGGGATCGAGGCCGCCGAGACGCAGGTCGAACGCCTCGTCGAGGACGTCCAGGGGATTCGGCAGTCGCTGCAGAACGCCGAGGAGGACGTTCCCGAGGCCGATCCCGACCGTATTCGGGTCACCGTCGCCGCCGACTGGAAGCACGACGTGTTCGCGACGGTCGCAGAGCTGGGTGCGGACCAGGGCGCGGTGATGGGCGAAGTGATGCAGGATCCCGACCTCCGCGAGCGCGGCAACGCCGTCAACGACCTCGTGGGCGAACTGATCGAGTTCGCCCGGGGGCGGGAGGACGCGGAGCTCGCGACGCTCGCCGAGATCGACGAGGCCGACGCCTACGAGCGCGCCGCGGCGTTCCTCGGCGAGGAGTTCGACGCGGAGATCGTCGTCCAGCGAGAGGGCGAGGACGTCGAGGCGCGCAAGCAGGCCGTGCCGTTCCGGCCGGCGATCGAACTCGAAGCCGAGTGA
- the hisE gene encoding phosphoribosyl-ATP diphosphatase has product MEPDTPPEAVLDELFATIEDRKETLPEESYTASLFTHEKGENAVLEKLGEETTEAILAAKDDDDEELLAESADLVYHLLVLLAMKDATLDDLRIELRERF; this is encoded by the coding sequence ATGGAACCCGATACGCCGCCGGAAGCGGTCCTCGACGAACTGTTCGCAACGATCGAGGACCGGAAGGAGACGCTTCCGGAAGAGTCGTACACGGCGTCGCTCTTCACCCACGAGAAGGGCGAAAACGCCGTCTTGGAGAAGCTCGGCGAGGAGACGACGGAGGCGATCCTGGCCGCGAAGGACGACGACGATGAAGAACTGCTGGCCGAGAGCGCGGACCTCGTGTATCACCTGCTCGTGCTGCTCGCGATGAAAGACGCGACGCTGGACGACCTCCGGATCGAACTCCGCGAGCGGTTCTGA
- a CDS encoding DUF7344 domain-containing protein, whose translation MHKLSADHFIIIICTRFILYFVKNTYHRPICLSHHRLMRTTDAADLHTLSNAFELLGHERRLRAILCLRESEGRMPIRDLATEIAAAEQGSCPDEVSDETVTRVYISLLHTHLPRLYELNVVEYHRATEYVVFTNGSPAVETIMDTVADAYLSPAVETSV comes from the coding sequence ATGCATAAATTGAGCGCAGATCATTTCATCATTATTATTTGTACTCGATTTATTCTTTATTTTGTCAAAAACACTTATCATCGCCCTATCTGTTTGTCGCACCACCGGCTAATGAGGACAACAGACGCGGCCGATCTGCATACACTCAGCAACGCATTCGAACTACTGGGGCACGAGCGGCGTCTCCGTGCGATTCTGTGTTTACGGGAATCCGAGGGCCGGATGCCCATCCGCGATCTCGCGACCGAGATCGCCGCTGCAGAGCAAGGATCATGCCCGGACGAGGTCTCCGATGAGACCGTTACCCGCGTGTACATCTCACTGCTCCACACGCACCTGCCGCGGTTGTACGAGCTGAACGTGGTCGAATATCACCGCGCCACCGAATACGTGGTGTTCACGAACGGCTCTCCGGCCGTCGAAACCATCATGGACACCGTCGCCGACGCATATCTCTCTCCCGCCGTCGAAACGTCCGTCTGA